One window of the Sebastes umbrosus isolate fSebUmb1 chromosome 1, fSebUmb1.pri, whole genome shotgun sequence genome contains the following:
- the LOC119487180 gene encoding E3 ubiquitin/ISG15 ligase TRIM25-like encodes MAQKGVQLERESFSCSICLDLLKDPVAIPCGHSYCMNCIKSFWDGEDEKKIYSCPQCRQTFTPRPVLLKNTMLAVLVEELKKTGLQAAPADHCYAGPEDVACDVCTGRKLKAFKSCLVCLVSYCEKHLQLHYDVAQLKKHKLVEPSKKLQENICSRHDEVMKMFCRTDQQCICYLCSVDEHKGHDTVSAAAERTERQRELEVSRLNIQQRIQDREKDVKLLQQEVEAVNRSADKAVEDSEKIFTELIRLMEKRSCDVKQQVRSQQKSEVSRVKELQEKLEQEITELKRRDAEMKLLSHTEDHNQFLLNYPSLSPLTESTSSINIRPLSYFEDVTAAVSEVRDKLQDVLREKWTNVSQTVTEMDVLLSQPEPKTRAGFLQYSREITLDPNTAHTHLLLSEGNRKATFMRQQQSYSSHPDRFTACRQVLSRESLTGRCYWEVERRGGAVYVAVTYKSIRRAGGSNECYFGYSDKSWALVCDQNSYSFRYNNIQTPVSGPPSSRVGVYLDHSAGILSFYSVSETMTLLHRVQTTFTEPLYAGLYLHYYDDTAELCKLK; translated from the coding sequence atggcgcagaaaggagttcagctggagagagagtcattctcttgttcgatctgtctggatctactgaaggatccggtggctattccctgtggacacagctactgcatgaactgtattaaaagcttctgggatggagaggatgagaagaagatctacagctgccctcagtgtaggcagaccttcacaccgaggcctgtcctgctgaaaaacaccatgttagcagttttagtggaggaactgaagaagactggactccaagctgctcctgctgatcactgctatgctggacctgaagatgtggcctgtgatgtctgcactgggaggaaactgaaagcctttaagtcctgtctggtgtgcctggtctcttactgtgagaaacacctccagctgCATTACGATGTAGCTcaattaaagaaacacaagctggtggagccctccaagaagctccaggagaacatctgctctcgtcacgacgaggtgatgaagatgttctgtcgtactgatcagcagtgtatctgttatctctgctctgtggatgaacataaaggccacgacaccgtctcagctgcagcagaaaggaccgagaggcagagagagctggaggtgagtcgactcaacatccagcagaggatccaggacagagagaaagatgtgaagctgctccaacaggaggtggaggctgtcaatcgctctgctgataaagcagtggaggacagcgagaagatcttcaccgagctgatccgtctcatggagaaaagaagctgtgatgtgaagcagcaggtcagatcccagcagaaaagtgaagtgagtcgagtcaaagagcttcaggagaagctggagcaggagatcactgagctgaagaggagagacgctgagatgaagctgctgtcacacacagaggatcacaacCAGTTTCTTCTTaactacccctcactgtcaccactcactgaatctacatccagcatcaatatccgtcctctgagctactttgaggacgtgacggcggctgtgtcagaagtcagagataaactacaggacgttctgagagagaaatggacaaacgtctcacagacagtgactgaaatggatgttttactgtcacaaccagagcccaagaccagagctggattcttacaatattcacgagaaatcacactggatccaaacacagcacacacacatctgttattatctgaggggaacagaaaagcaacatttatgAGACAACAACAGTCTTATtctagtcacccagacagattcactgcATGTCgtcaggtcctgagtagagagagtctgactggacgttgttactgggaggtggagaggagagggggagcaGTTTATGTAGCAGTCAcatacaagagtatcaggaGAGCAGGGGGGTCGAATGAATGTTACTTTGGATACAGTGATAAATCTTGGGCGTTAGTTTGTGACCAAAACAGTTATAGCTTTCGGTACAACAATATCCAAAcccccgtctcaggtcctccgtcctccagagtaggagtgtacctggatcacagtgcaggtattctgtccttctacagcgtctctgaaaccatgactctcctccacagagtccagaccacattcactgagcctctctatgctggactttATCTTCATTATTATGATGAcactgctgagttgtgtaaactgaaatag
- the LOC119487077 gene encoding tripartite motif-containing protein 16-like, which yields MAQKGVQLDQEAISCSICLDLLKDPVTTSCGHSYCMNCIKSFWDGEDEKKIYSCPQCRQTFTPRPVLLKNTMLAVLVEELKKTGLQAAPADHCYAGPEDVACDVCTGRKLKAFKSCLVCLASYCEKHLQRHYDSAPLKKHKLVEPSKKLQENICSRHDEVMKMFCRTDQQCICYLCSVDEHKGHDTVSAAAERTERQRELEVSRLNIQQRIQDREKDVKLLQQEVEAVNRSADKAVEDSEKIFTELIRLMEKRTCDVKQQVRSQQKSEVSRVKELQEKLEQEITELKRRDAEMKLLSHTEDHNQFLLNYPSLSPLTESTSSINIRPLSYFEDVTAAVSEVRDKLQDVLREKWTNVSQTVTGVDVLLSQPEPKTRAGFLQYSREITLDPNTAYTQLLLSEGNRKATFMRQQQSYSSHPDRFTGCIQVLSRESLTGRCYWEVERRGRGVYVAVTYKSIRRAWGGSNECYFGYNDKSWALDCIQNSYSFRYNDVQTPVSGPPSSRVGVYLDHSAGILSFYSVSETMTLLHRVQTTFTEPLYAGLRLYYCDDTAELCKLK from the coding sequence atggcgcagaaaggagttcagctggacCAGGAAGCAATCTCTTGttcgatctgtctggatctactgaaggatccggtgactacttcctgtggacacagctactgcatgaactgtattaaaagcttctgggatggagaggatgagaagaagatctacagctgccctcagtgtaggcagaccttcacaccgaggcctgtcctgctgaaaaacaccatgttagcagttttagtggaggaactgaagaagactggactccaagctgctcctgctgatcactgctatgctggacctgaagatgtggcctgtgatgtctgcactgggaggaaactgaaagccttcaagtcctgtctggtgtgtctggcctcttactgtgagaaacacctccaacgtcattatgactcagctccgttaaagaaacacaagctggtggagccctccaagaagctccaggagaacatctgctctcgtcacgacgaggtgatgaagatgttctgtcgtactgatcagcagtgtatctgttatctctgctctgtggatgaacataaaggccacgacaccgtctcagctgcagcagaaaggaccgagaggcagagagagctggaggtgagtcgactcaacatccagcagaggatccaggacagagagaaagatgtgaagctgctccaacaggaggtggaggctgtcaatcgctctgctgataaagcagtggaggacagcgagaagatcttcaccgagctgatccgtctcatggagaaaagaacctgtgatgtgaagcagcaggtcagatcccagcagaaaagtgaagtgagtcgagtcaaagagcttcaggagaagctggagcaggagatcactgagctgaagaggagagacgctgagatgaagctgctgtcacacacagaggatcacaacCAGTTTCTTCTTaactacccctcactgtcaccactcactgaatctacatccagcatcaatatccgtcctctgagctactttgaggacgtgacggcggctgtgtcagaagtcagagataaactacaggacgttctgagagagaaatggacaaacgtctcacagacagtgactggagtggatgttttactgtcacaaccagagcccaagaccagagctggattcttacaatattcacgagaaatcacactggatccaaacacagcatacacacagctgttattatctgaggggaacagaaaagcaacatttatgAGACAACAACAGTCTTATtctagtcacccagacagattcactggaTGTAttcaggtcctgagtagagagagtctgactggacgttgttactgggaggtggagaggagagggagaggagtttatgtagcagtcacatacaagagtatcaggaGAGCATGGGGGGGGTCGAATGAATGTTACTTTGGATACAATGATAAATCTTGGGCGTTAGATTGTATCCAAAACAGTTATAGCTTTCGGTACAACGATGTCCAAAcccccgtctcaggtcctccgtcctccagagtaggagtgtacctggatcacagtgcaggtattctgtccttctacagcgtctctgaaaccatgactctcctccacagagtccagaccacattcactgagcctctctatgctggacttaGGCTTTATTATTGTGATGAcactgctgagttgtgtaaactgaaatag